The following are encoded in a window of Armatimonadota bacterium genomic DNA:
- a CDS encoding VanZ family protein, whose amino-acid sequence MAASSWKVAMADVLLLLGAAISVGTVGFRAVLIVLVVAGCWPIVRSLHAAADALRWVLRYVVAFSLAVGLGLMSDRLENLMHIPGPVAKISWLAICTLPILLGYQLSARGKSVRWLTLAMGMGLLVAVFSGAVGDADPMIAWLQSVAGWSLERAEVGTFVFRKSTHVVFYCALSYSLARAALAAKLDFNIAARLAVIWAFSHSVFDEATQMSFDSRTGSVWDVLIDMSGAGAALLIVWLHWRRRQRKA is encoded by the coding sequence GTGGCGGCAAGTAGCTGGAAAGTAGCGATGGCGGATGTGCTGCTTTTGCTGGGCGCTGCAATCTCCGTCGGAACGGTAGGTTTTCGCGCCGTCTTGATCGTACTCGTAGTTGCAGGCTGCTGGCCGATTGTGCGGTCGCTGCATGCGGCTGCCGACGCCTTGCGATGGGTGCTGAGGTATGTCGTCGCGTTCTCTTTGGCGGTCGGTTTAGGCCTGATGTCCGATCGCCTGGAGAACCTCATGCATATCCCAGGCCCAGTCGCAAAAATCAGTTGGCTCGCGATTTGCACTCTGCCGATTCTGCTTGGATACCAGCTCTCAGCCCGAGGCAAGTCGGTGCGCTGGCTGACGCTCGCGATGGGAATGGGGCTGCTTGTAGCAGTGTTCTCGGGCGCAGTTGGCGACGCTGATCCGATGATCGCGTGGTTGCAGTCGGTGGCCGGATGGTCGCTAGAGCGCGCCGAGGTCGGAACCTTTGTCTTTCGCAAGTCCACTCACGTGGTCTTCTACTGTGCGCTCTCGTACTCGCTTGCGCGCGCGGCGCTGGCCGCGAAACTGGATTTCAACATCGCCGCGCGACTCGCCGTTATCTGGGCGTTCAGCCACTCCGTCTTCGACGAAGCCACGCAGATGTCGTTCGACTCTCGGACCGGCAGTGTTTGGGACGTCCTGATCGACATGAGCGGAGCGGGCGCAGCGCTGCTGATCGTCTGGTTGCACTGGAGAAGGCGCCAGCGGAAAGCATAA